Proteins encoded by one window of Musa acuminata AAA Group cultivar baxijiao chromosome BXJ2-9, Cavendish_Baxijiao_AAA, whole genome shotgun sequence:
- the LOC135622860 gene encoding histidinol dehydrogenase, chloroplastic-like isoform X2 — translation MKSYKLSELTHTEVDSLKARPRIDFSSIFSVVNPIVDDVRCRGDAAVIDYTAKFDKVVLDKVVELVSDLPVPELDPAVRKAFDVAYANIYAFHDAQRVPEKDIENMTGVRCKRIARCIGAVGLYVPGGTAVLPSTALMLSVPAHIAGCKTIVLATPPSRDGSICKEVLYCAKKAGVTHILKAGGAQAVSAMAWGTPSCPKVEKIFGPGNQYVTAAKMILQNSEAMVSIDMPAGPSEVLVIADKHANPVHVAADLLSQAEHGPDSQVVLVVAGDGVDIDAIQAEVSNQCASLPRGEYASKALSHSFVVFARDMVEAISFSNLYAPEHLIINVKDAERWEGLIENAGSVFLGQWTPESVGDYASGTNHVLPTYGYARMYSGVSLNSFLKYITVQSLTEEGLKNIGPHVAKMAEVEGLEAHKRAVTLRLQEIEAAPRLVDIMQVVS, via the exons ATGAAATCTTATAAGCTTTCTGAGCTTACTCATACTGAGGTTGATTCTCTCAAGGCTCGCCCTCGTATTGATTTCTCATCCATTTTTAGTGTG GTAAACCCAATCGTGGATGATGTACGGTGCAGAGGAGATGCTGCAGTAATAGA TTATACGGCAAAATTTGACAAAGTTGTACTTGACAAAGTAGTTGAGCTTGTTTCTGATCTTCCGGTTCCAGAG CTTGATCCAGCTGTAAGGAAAGCATTTGATGTGGCATATGCCAATATTTATGCATTTCATGATGCTCAAAGGGTTCCTGAGAAGGATATTGAGAATATGACA GGAGTTCGGTGCAAAAGGATAGCAAGGTGCATCGGCGCTGTAGGGCTTTATGTTCCAGGGGGTACTGCAGTCTTACCCTCAACTGCTCTCATGCTTTCAGTG CCCGCACATATTGCCGGGTGCAAAACTATTGTTCTTGCAACTCCGCCAAGTCGTGATGGTAGCATTTGCAAG GAAGTACTTTATTGTGCCAAGAAAGCCGGTGTAACTCACATTCTAAAAGCTGGGGGAGCTCAG GCAGTCTCAGCAATGGCTTGGGGAACTCCATCTTGCCCAAAG GTTGAAAAAATTTTTGGCCCAGGAAATCAATATGTTACTGCTGCGAAAATGATTCTCCAG AACAGTGAAGCAATGGTTTCCATTGACATGCCTGCTGGCCCTTCAGAGGTTCTGGTCATTGCTGACAAGCATGCCAATCCTGTTCATGTAGCTGCAGATCTCCTATCTCAG GCAGAACATGGTCCAGATAGTCAGGTGGTTCTTGTTGTTGCCGGAGATGGAGTGGATATTGATGCTATCCAGGCTGAAGTTAGCAACCAATGTGCTAGCCTTCCCAGAGGAGAGTATGCTTCAAAAGCACTGAGTCATAGCTTTGTTGTGTTTGCCAGAGACATGGTTGAG GCAATTTCCTTCTCGAACTTGTATGCTCCTGAGCATTTGATCATCAACGTCAAGGATGCGGAAAGGTGGGAGGGTCTCATTGAGAATGCTG GCTCAGTCTTTTTAGGACAATGGACACCGGAGAGCGTTGGTGATTATGCTAGCGGCACCAACCATGTCCTTCCCACATATGGATATGCACGTATGTACAGTGGGGTGTCACTAAACTCATTTCTCAAATACATAACTGTGCAGTCCTTAACCGAGGAAGGTCTCAAAAACATTGGACCGCATGTGGCAAAGATGGCAGAAGTCGAAGGGCTGGAGGCTCACAAGAGAGCTGTTACCCTTCGGCTGCAGGAAATCGAAGCTGCCCCCCGCTTAGTTGACATAATGCAG GTTGTTTCTTGA
- the LOC135622860 gene encoding histidinol dehydrogenase, chloroplastic-like isoform X1, with amino-acid sequence MKSYKLSELTHTEVDSLKARPRIDFSSIFSVVNPIVDDVRCRGDAAVIDYTAKFDKVVLDKVVELVSDLPVPELDPAVRKAFDVAYANIYAFHDAQRVPEKDIENMTGVRCKRIARCIGAVGLYVPGGTAVLPSTALMLSVPAHIAGCKTIVLATPPSRDGSICKEVLYCAKKAGVTHILKAGGAQAVSAMAWGTPSCPKVEKIFGPGNQYVTAAKMILQNSEAMVSIDMPAGPSEVLVIADKHANPVHVAADLLSQAEHGPDSQVVLVVAGDGVDIDAIQAEVSNQCASLPRGEYASKALSHSFVVFARDMVEAISFSNLYAPEHLIINVKDAERWEGLIENAGSVFLGQWTPESVGDYASGTNHVLPTYGYARMYSGVSLNSFLKYITVQSLTEEGLKNIGPHVAKMAEVEGLEAHKRAVTLRLQEIEAAPRLVDIMQVQNALGTYKIIGSSI; translated from the exons ATGAAATCTTATAAGCTTTCTGAGCTTACTCATACTGAGGTTGATTCTCTCAAGGCTCGCCCTCGTATTGATTTCTCATCCATTTTTAGTGTG GTAAACCCAATCGTGGATGATGTACGGTGCAGAGGAGATGCTGCAGTAATAGA TTATACGGCAAAATTTGACAAAGTTGTACTTGACAAAGTAGTTGAGCTTGTTTCTGATCTTCCGGTTCCAGAG CTTGATCCAGCTGTAAGGAAAGCATTTGATGTGGCATATGCCAATATTTATGCATTTCATGATGCTCAAAGGGTTCCTGAGAAGGATATTGAGAATATGACA GGAGTTCGGTGCAAAAGGATAGCAAGGTGCATCGGCGCTGTAGGGCTTTATGTTCCAGGGGGTACTGCAGTCTTACCCTCAACTGCTCTCATGCTTTCAGTG CCCGCACATATTGCCGGGTGCAAAACTATTGTTCTTGCAACTCCGCCAAGTCGTGATGGTAGCATTTGCAAG GAAGTACTTTATTGTGCCAAGAAAGCCGGTGTAACTCACATTCTAAAAGCTGGGGGAGCTCAG GCAGTCTCAGCAATGGCTTGGGGAACTCCATCTTGCCCAAAG GTTGAAAAAATTTTTGGCCCAGGAAATCAATATGTTACTGCTGCGAAAATGATTCTCCAG AACAGTGAAGCAATGGTTTCCATTGACATGCCTGCTGGCCCTTCAGAGGTTCTGGTCATTGCTGACAAGCATGCCAATCCTGTTCATGTAGCTGCAGATCTCCTATCTCAG GCAGAACATGGTCCAGATAGTCAGGTGGTTCTTGTTGTTGCCGGAGATGGAGTGGATATTGATGCTATCCAGGCTGAAGTTAGCAACCAATGTGCTAGCCTTCCCAGAGGAGAGTATGCTTCAAAAGCACTGAGTCATAGCTTTGTTGTGTTTGCCAGAGACATGGTTGAG GCAATTTCCTTCTCGAACTTGTATGCTCCTGAGCATTTGATCATCAACGTCAAGGATGCGGAAAGGTGGGAGGGTCTCATTGAGAATGCTG GCTCAGTCTTTTTAGGACAATGGACACCGGAGAGCGTTGGTGATTATGCTAGCGGCACCAACCATGTCCTTCCCACATATGGATATGCACGTATGTACAGTGGGGTGTCACTAAACTCATTTCTCAAATACATAACTGTGCAGTCCTTAACCGAGGAAGGTCTCAAAAACATTGGACCGCATGTGGCAAAGATGGCAGAAGTCGAAGGGCTGGAGGCTCACAAGAGAGCTGTTACCCTTCGGCTGCAGGAAATCGAAGCTGCCCCCCGCTTAGTTGACATAATGCAGGTCCAAAATGCTCTGGGAACTTATAAAATCATAGGCTCCTCCATTTGA
- the LOC135622868 gene encoding patatin-like protein 3 isoform X6: protein MAFVDADKLSYEIFSVLESKFLFGLDDPNKLFFPTSSYSSAGASPRTAAGARGRIRILSIDGGGSPSDALLAAVALARLESSLRHRSGDPSARVAYMFDVAAGSGAGGVLVAMLFTSDHDGRPLFSATDALHLLLSESRRRGRGFSSGRGLFRGMFRRPGRFFRRIFGDATLRDTVKPVLIPCYDLATGAPFLFSRADAVEADGYDFRMWEVCAATCADASTAAVDLRSVDGRTRVTAVGAGVAMANPVAAAITHVLHNKPEFPFAAGVEDLMVVSLGASAPAPAAPGAAELVRIAGEGFADKVDQAVATAFGHRRASNYLRIQMTMGGC from the exons ATGGCGTTCGTCGACGCCGACAAGCTCAGTTACGAGATCTTCTCCGTCCTCGAGAGCAAGTTCCTCTTCGGCCTCGACGACCCCAACAAGCTCTTCTTCCCCACCTCCTCCTACTCCTCAGCTGGCGCCTCCCCCCGGACCGCCGCAGGTGCCCGAGGAAGGATCCGGATCCTGTCCATCGACGGCGGCGGCAGCCCCTCCGATGCCCTCCTCGCCGCGGTCGCCCTCGCCCGGCTCGAGTCCTCCCTCCGTCACCGTTCCGGCGACCCATCCGCCCGCGTTGCCTACATGTTCGACGTCGCGGCCGGCTCCGGCGCCGGCGGCGTCCTCGTCGCGATGCTCTTTACCAGTGACCACGACGGTCGGCCCTTGTTCTCCGCAACCGACGCCCTGCACCTCCTCCTCTCCGAGAGCCGCCGCCGCGGGCGCGGCTTCTCCTCCGGGAGGGGCCTATTCCGTGGGATGTTCCGTCGACCCGGGAGATTCTTCCGTCGGATCTTCGGCGACGCGACGCTGAGGGACACCGTCAAGCCGGTGCTCATCCCGTGCTACGACCTCGCCACGGGGGCGCCGTTCCTCTTCTCGCGGGCTGACGCGGTAGAGGCAGACGGGTACGACTTCCGGATGTGGGAAGTGTGCGCGGCCACGTGCGCCGACGCATCCACCGCGGCGGTCGATCTGCGGTCGGTGGACGGGCGGACGCGCGTCACCGCGGTGGGCGCCGGGGTGGCGATGGCCAACCCTGTGGCCGCGGCCATCACGCACGTCCTCCACAACAAGCCGGAGTTCCCGTTCGCGGCCGGGGTGGAAGACCTCATGGTGGTGTCTCTCGGCGCTTCCGCCCCCGCGCCAGCCGCACCGGGTGCCGCTGAGCTCGTCAGGATCGCTGGCGAGGGCTTCGCCGACAAG GTGGATCAAGCGGTGGCGACGGCATTCGGACACCGTAGAGCAAGCAATTACCTGCGCATACAG ATGACAATGGGAGGTTGCTGA
- the LOC135622868 gene encoding patatin-like protein 3 isoform X5: protein MAFVDADKLSYEIFSVLESKFLFGLDDPNKLFFPTSSYSSAGASPRTAAGARGRIRILSIDGGGSPSDALLAAVALARLESSLRHRSGDPSARVAYMFDVAAGSGAGGVLVAMLFTSDHDGRPLFSATDALHLLLSESRRRGRGFSSGRGLFRGMFRRPGRFFRRIFGDATLRDTVKPVLIPCYDLATGAPFLFSRADAVEADGYDFRMWEVCAATCADASTAAVDLRSVDGRTRVTAVGAGVAMANPVAAAITHVLHNKPEFPFAAGVEDLMVVSLGASAPAPAAPGAAELVRIAGEGFADKINSSKAVAFVIIVRWIKRWRRHSDTVEQAITCAYR from the exons ATGGCGTTCGTCGACGCCGACAAGCTCAGTTACGAGATCTTCTCCGTCCTCGAGAGCAAGTTCCTCTTCGGCCTCGACGACCCCAACAAGCTCTTCTTCCCCACCTCCTCCTACTCCTCAGCTGGCGCCTCCCCCCGGACCGCCGCAGGTGCCCGAGGAAGGATCCGGATCCTGTCCATCGACGGCGGCGGCAGCCCCTCCGATGCCCTCCTCGCCGCGGTCGCCCTCGCCCGGCTCGAGTCCTCCCTCCGTCACCGTTCCGGCGACCCATCCGCCCGCGTTGCCTACATGTTCGACGTCGCGGCCGGCTCCGGCGCCGGCGGCGTCCTCGTCGCGATGCTCTTTACCAGTGACCACGACGGTCGGCCCTTGTTCTCCGCAACCGACGCCCTGCACCTCCTCCTCTCCGAGAGCCGCCGCCGCGGGCGCGGCTTCTCCTCCGGGAGGGGCCTATTCCGTGGGATGTTCCGTCGACCCGGGAGATTCTTCCGTCGGATCTTCGGCGACGCGACGCTGAGGGACACCGTCAAGCCGGTGCTCATCCCGTGCTACGACCTCGCCACGGGGGCGCCGTTCCTCTTCTCGCGGGCTGACGCGGTAGAGGCAGACGGGTACGACTTCCGGATGTGGGAAGTGTGCGCGGCCACGTGCGCCGACGCATCCACCGCGGCGGTCGATCTGCGGTCGGTGGACGGGCGGACGCGCGTCACCGCGGTGGGCGCCGGGGTGGCGATGGCCAACCCTGTGGCCGCGGCCATCACGCACGTCCTCCACAACAAGCCGGAGTTCCCGTTCGCGGCCGGGGTGGAAGACCTCATGGTGGTGTCTCTCGGCGCTTCCGCCCCCGCGCCAGCCGCACCGGGTGCCGCTGAGCTCGTCAGGATCGCTGGCGAGGGCTTCGCCGACAAG ATTAACTCATCAAAAGCCGTGGCTTTTGTGATCATCGTCAGGTGGATCAAGCGGTGGCGACGGCATTCGGACACCGTAGAGCAAGCAATTACCTGCGCATACAG ATGA
- the LOC135622868 gene encoding patatin-like protein 3 isoform X4, with the protein MAFVDADKLSYEIFSVLESKFLFGLDDPNKLFFPTSSYSSAGASPRTAAGARGRIRILSIDGGGSPSDALLAAVALARLESSLRHRSGDPSARVAYMFDVAAGSGAGGVLVAMLFTSDHDGRPLFSATDALHLLLSESRRRGRGFSSGRGLFRGMFRRPGRFFRRIFGDATLRDTVKPVLIPCYDLATGAPFLFSRADAVEADGYDFRMWEVCAATCADASTAAVDLRSVDGRTRVTAVGAGVAMANPVAAAITHVLHNKPEFPFAAGVEDLMVVSLGASAPAPAAPGAAELVRIAGEGFADKVDQAVATAFGHRRASNYLRIQVFVAGIWKVVVTLC; encoded by the exons ATGGCGTTCGTCGACGCCGACAAGCTCAGTTACGAGATCTTCTCCGTCCTCGAGAGCAAGTTCCTCTTCGGCCTCGACGACCCCAACAAGCTCTTCTTCCCCACCTCCTCCTACTCCTCAGCTGGCGCCTCCCCCCGGACCGCCGCAGGTGCCCGAGGAAGGATCCGGATCCTGTCCATCGACGGCGGCGGCAGCCCCTCCGATGCCCTCCTCGCCGCGGTCGCCCTCGCCCGGCTCGAGTCCTCCCTCCGTCACCGTTCCGGCGACCCATCCGCCCGCGTTGCCTACATGTTCGACGTCGCGGCCGGCTCCGGCGCCGGCGGCGTCCTCGTCGCGATGCTCTTTACCAGTGACCACGACGGTCGGCCCTTGTTCTCCGCAACCGACGCCCTGCACCTCCTCCTCTCCGAGAGCCGCCGCCGCGGGCGCGGCTTCTCCTCCGGGAGGGGCCTATTCCGTGGGATGTTCCGTCGACCCGGGAGATTCTTCCGTCGGATCTTCGGCGACGCGACGCTGAGGGACACCGTCAAGCCGGTGCTCATCCCGTGCTACGACCTCGCCACGGGGGCGCCGTTCCTCTTCTCGCGGGCTGACGCGGTAGAGGCAGACGGGTACGACTTCCGGATGTGGGAAGTGTGCGCGGCCACGTGCGCCGACGCATCCACCGCGGCGGTCGATCTGCGGTCGGTGGACGGGCGGACGCGCGTCACCGCGGTGGGCGCCGGGGTGGCGATGGCCAACCCTGTGGCCGCGGCCATCACGCACGTCCTCCACAACAAGCCGGAGTTCCCGTTCGCGGCCGGGGTGGAAGACCTCATGGTGGTGTCTCTCGGCGCTTCCGCCCCCGCGCCAGCCGCACCGGGTGCCGCTGAGCTCGTCAGGATCGCTGGCGAGGGCTTCGCCGACAAG GTGGATCAAGCGGTGGCGACGGCATTCGGACACCGTAGAGCAAGCAATTACCTGCGCATACAG GTATTTGTTGCTGGCATCTGGAAAGTAGTAGTAACCTTATGCTAA
- the LOC135622868 gene encoding patatin-like protein 3 isoform X3, translating to MAFVDADKLSYEIFSVLESKFLFGLDDPNKLFFPTSSYSSAGASPRTAAGARGRIRILSIDGGGSPSDALLAAVALARLESSLRHRSGDPSARVAYMFDVAAGSGAGGVLVAMLFTSDHDGRPLFSATDALHLLLSESRRRGRGFSSGRGLFRGMFRRPGRFFRRIFGDATLRDTVKPVLIPCYDLATGAPFLFSRADAVEADGYDFRMWEVCAATCADASTAAVDLRSVDGRTRVTAVGAGVAMANPVAAAITHVLHNKPEFPFAAGVEDLMVVSLGASAPAPAAPGAAELVRIAGEGFADKINSSKAVAFVIIVRWIKRWRRHSDTVEQAITCAYRYLLLASGK from the exons ATGGCGTTCGTCGACGCCGACAAGCTCAGTTACGAGATCTTCTCCGTCCTCGAGAGCAAGTTCCTCTTCGGCCTCGACGACCCCAACAAGCTCTTCTTCCCCACCTCCTCCTACTCCTCAGCTGGCGCCTCCCCCCGGACCGCCGCAGGTGCCCGAGGAAGGATCCGGATCCTGTCCATCGACGGCGGCGGCAGCCCCTCCGATGCCCTCCTCGCCGCGGTCGCCCTCGCCCGGCTCGAGTCCTCCCTCCGTCACCGTTCCGGCGACCCATCCGCCCGCGTTGCCTACATGTTCGACGTCGCGGCCGGCTCCGGCGCCGGCGGCGTCCTCGTCGCGATGCTCTTTACCAGTGACCACGACGGTCGGCCCTTGTTCTCCGCAACCGACGCCCTGCACCTCCTCCTCTCCGAGAGCCGCCGCCGCGGGCGCGGCTTCTCCTCCGGGAGGGGCCTATTCCGTGGGATGTTCCGTCGACCCGGGAGATTCTTCCGTCGGATCTTCGGCGACGCGACGCTGAGGGACACCGTCAAGCCGGTGCTCATCCCGTGCTACGACCTCGCCACGGGGGCGCCGTTCCTCTTCTCGCGGGCTGACGCGGTAGAGGCAGACGGGTACGACTTCCGGATGTGGGAAGTGTGCGCGGCCACGTGCGCCGACGCATCCACCGCGGCGGTCGATCTGCGGTCGGTGGACGGGCGGACGCGCGTCACCGCGGTGGGCGCCGGGGTGGCGATGGCCAACCCTGTGGCCGCGGCCATCACGCACGTCCTCCACAACAAGCCGGAGTTCCCGTTCGCGGCCGGGGTGGAAGACCTCATGGTGGTGTCTCTCGGCGCTTCCGCCCCCGCGCCAGCCGCACCGGGTGCCGCTGAGCTCGTCAGGATCGCTGGCGAGGGCTTCGCCGACAAG ATTAACTCATCAAAAGCCGTGGCTTTTGTGATCATCGTCAGGTGGATCAAGCGGTGGCGACGGCATTCGGACACCGTAGAGCAAGCAATTACCTGCGCATACAG GTATTTGTTGCTGGCATCTGGAAAGTAG
- the LOC135622868 gene encoding patatin-like protein 3 isoform X1, which yields MAFVDADKLSYEIFSVLESKFLFGLDDPNKLFFPTSSYSSAGASPRTAAGARGRIRILSIDGGGSPSDALLAAVALARLESSLRHRSGDPSARVAYMFDVAAGSGAGGVLVAMLFTSDHDGRPLFSATDALHLLLSESRRRGRGFSSGRGLFRGMFRRPGRFFRRIFGDATLRDTVKPVLIPCYDLATGAPFLFSRADAVEADGYDFRMWEVCAATCADASTAAVDLRSVDGRTRVTAVGAGVAMANPVAAAITHVLHNKPEFPFAAGVEDLMVVSLGASAPAPAAPGAAELVRIAGEGFADKVDQAVATAFGHRRASNYLRIQQRSPTRWSIWPRRGVVVFSGKGLPACMSGETRLVFIPAHRSGRKLGPTPPTIKLVMWRRVLSPFFLFSCIFRTRGYL from the exons ATGGCGTTCGTCGACGCCGACAAGCTCAGTTACGAGATCTTCTCCGTCCTCGAGAGCAAGTTCCTCTTCGGCCTCGACGACCCCAACAAGCTCTTCTTCCCCACCTCCTCCTACTCCTCAGCTGGCGCCTCCCCCCGGACCGCCGCAGGTGCCCGAGGAAGGATCCGGATCCTGTCCATCGACGGCGGCGGCAGCCCCTCCGATGCCCTCCTCGCCGCGGTCGCCCTCGCCCGGCTCGAGTCCTCCCTCCGTCACCGTTCCGGCGACCCATCCGCCCGCGTTGCCTACATGTTCGACGTCGCGGCCGGCTCCGGCGCCGGCGGCGTCCTCGTCGCGATGCTCTTTACCAGTGACCACGACGGTCGGCCCTTGTTCTCCGCAACCGACGCCCTGCACCTCCTCCTCTCCGAGAGCCGCCGCCGCGGGCGCGGCTTCTCCTCCGGGAGGGGCCTATTCCGTGGGATGTTCCGTCGACCCGGGAGATTCTTCCGTCGGATCTTCGGCGACGCGACGCTGAGGGACACCGTCAAGCCGGTGCTCATCCCGTGCTACGACCTCGCCACGGGGGCGCCGTTCCTCTTCTCGCGGGCTGACGCGGTAGAGGCAGACGGGTACGACTTCCGGATGTGGGAAGTGTGCGCGGCCACGTGCGCCGACGCATCCACCGCGGCGGTCGATCTGCGGTCGGTGGACGGGCGGACGCGCGTCACCGCGGTGGGCGCCGGGGTGGCGATGGCCAACCCTGTGGCCGCGGCCATCACGCACGTCCTCCACAACAAGCCGGAGTTCCCGTTCGCGGCCGGGGTGGAAGACCTCATGGTGGTGTCTCTCGGCGCTTCCGCCCCCGCGCCAGCCGCACCGGGTGCCGCTGAGCTCGTCAGGATCGCTGGCGAGGGCTTCGCCGACAAG GTGGATCAAGCGGTGGCGACGGCATTCGGACACCGTAGAGCAAGCAATTACCTGCGCATACAG CAGAGGTCGCCGACCCGCTGGTCAATTTGGCCGAGGAGAGGGGTCGTCGTTTTCTCCGGGAAAGGGCTCCCCGCCTGTATGTCCGGCGAGACACGCCTCGTCTtcattcctgcacacaggtcgggtcggaagctcggcccgacccctccgacgatcaagttagtgatgtggagGAGAGTGCTCTctccttttttccttttctcctgtatctttagaacgcgagggtatttataa
- the LOC135622868 gene encoding patatin-like protein 3 isoform X2, translated as MAFVDADKLSYEIFSVLESKFLFGLDDPNKLFFPTSSYSSAGASPRTAAGARGRIRILSIDGGGSPSDALLAAVALARLESSLRHRSGDPSARVAYMFDVAAGSGAGGVLVAMLFTSDHDGRPLFSATDALHLLLSESRRRGRGFSSGRGLFRGMFRRPGRFFRRIFGDATLRDTVKPVLIPCYDLATGAPFLFSRADAVEADGYDFRMWEVCAATCADASTAAVDLRSVDGRTRVTAVGAGVAMANPVAAAITHVLHNKPEFPFAAGVEDLMVVSLGASAPAPAAPGAAELVRIAGEGFADKINSSKAVAFVIIVRWIKRWRRHSDTVEQAITCAYSRGRRPAGQFGRGEGSSFSPGKGSPPVCPARHASSSFLHTGRVGSSARPLRRSS; from the exons ATGGCGTTCGTCGACGCCGACAAGCTCAGTTACGAGATCTTCTCCGTCCTCGAGAGCAAGTTCCTCTTCGGCCTCGACGACCCCAACAAGCTCTTCTTCCCCACCTCCTCCTACTCCTCAGCTGGCGCCTCCCCCCGGACCGCCGCAGGTGCCCGAGGAAGGATCCGGATCCTGTCCATCGACGGCGGCGGCAGCCCCTCCGATGCCCTCCTCGCCGCGGTCGCCCTCGCCCGGCTCGAGTCCTCCCTCCGTCACCGTTCCGGCGACCCATCCGCCCGCGTTGCCTACATGTTCGACGTCGCGGCCGGCTCCGGCGCCGGCGGCGTCCTCGTCGCGATGCTCTTTACCAGTGACCACGACGGTCGGCCCTTGTTCTCCGCAACCGACGCCCTGCACCTCCTCCTCTCCGAGAGCCGCCGCCGCGGGCGCGGCTTCTCCTCCGGGAGGGGCCTATTCCGTGGGATGTTCCGTCGACCCGGGAGATTCTTCCGTCGGATCTTCGGCGACGCGACGCTGAGGGACACCGTCAAGCCGGTGCTCATCCCGTGCTACGACCTCGCCACGGGGGCGCCGTTCCTCTTCTCGCGGGCTGACGCGGTAGAGGCAGACGGGTACGACTTCCGGATGTGGGAAGTGTGCGCGGCCACGTGCGCCGACGCATCCACCGCGGCGGTCGATCTGCGGTCGGTGGACGGGCGGACGCGCGTCACCGCGGTGGGCGCCGGGGTGGCGATGGCCAACCCTGTGGCCGCGGCCATCACGCACGTCCTCCACAACAAGCCGGAGTTCCCGTTCGCGGCCGGGGTGGAAGACCTCATGGTGGTGTCTCTCGGCGCTTCCGCCCCCGCGCCAGCCGCACCGGGTGCCGCTGAGCTCGTCAGGATCGCTGGCGAGGGCTTCGCCGACAAG ATTAACTCATCAAAAGCCGTGGCTTTTGTGATCATCGTCAGGTGGATCAAGCGGTGGCGACGGCATTCGGACACCGTAGAGCAAGCAATTACCTGCGCATACAG CAGAGGTCGCCGACCCGCTGGTCAATTTGGCCGAGGAGAGGGGTCGTCGTTTTCTCCGGGAAAGGGCTCCCCGCCTGTATGTCCGGCGAGACACGCCTCGTCTtcattcctgcacacaggtcgggtcggaagctcggcccgacccctccgacgatcaagttag